In the Eptesicus fuscus isolate TK198812 chromosome 12, DD_ASM_mEF_20220401, whole genome shotgun sequence genome, one interval contains:
- the MCM2 gene encoding DNA replication licensing factor MCM2 → MAESSESFTMASSPARRRQSNDPLTSSPGRSSRRTDALTSSPGRDLPPFEDESEGLLGTEAPLEEEEEDGEELIGDGMERDYRAIPELDTYEADGLALDDEDVEELTASQREAAERAMRQRDREAGRGLGRMRRGLLYDSDEEDEDRPTRKRRLVERATEDGEEDEMIESIENLEDLKGHSVREWVSMAGPRLEIHHRFKNFLRTHVDSHGHNVFKERISDMCKENRESLVVNYEDLAAREHVLAYFLPEAPAELLQIFDEAALEVVLAMYPKYDRITSHIHVRISHLPLVEELRSLRQLHLNQLIRTSGVVTSCTGVLPQLSMVKYNCNKCSFVLGPFAQSQNQEVKPGSCPECQSAGPFEVNMEETIYQNYQRIRIQESPGKVAAGRLPRSKDAILLADLVDSCKPGDEIELTGIYHNNYDGSLNTANGFPVFATVILANHIAKKDNKVAVGELTDEDVKMIISLSKDQQIGEKIFASIAPSIYGHEDIKRGLALALFGGEPKNPGGKHKVRGDINVLLCGDPGTAKSQFLKYVEKVSSRAIFTTGQGASAVGLTAYVQRHPVSREWTLEAGALVLADRGVCLIDEFDKMNDQDRTSIHEAMEQQSISISKAGIVTSLQARCTVIAAANPIGGRYDPSLTFSENVDLTEPIISRFDILCVVRDTVDPVQDEMLARFVVGSHVRHHPSNKEEERLGSTPEPTMPNTFGVEPLPQDVLKKYIIYAKEKVHPKLNQMDQDKVAKMYSDLRKESMATGSIPITVRHIESMIRMAEAHARIHLRDYVIEDDVNMAIRVMLESFIDTQKFSVMRSMRKTFARYLSFRRDNNELLLFILKQLVAEQVTYQRNRFGAQQDTIEVPEKDLVDKARQINIHNLSAFYDSELFRMNKFSHDVKQKIILQQF, encoded by the exons ATGGCG GAATCATCTGAATCCTTCACCATGGCCTCCAGCCCGGCCCGCCGTCGGCAAAGCAATGATCCTCTCACCTCCAGCCCTGGGCGAAGCTCCCGGCGCACAGATGCCCTGACCTCCAGCCCTGGTCGTGACCTTCCTCCCTTTGAGGATGAGTCTGAGGGGCTATTGGGCACAGAGGCACCcctagaggaagaagaagaggatggAGAGGAACTTATTGGAGATGGCATGGAGAG GGACTACCGTGCCATCCCGGAGCTGGACACCTACGAGGCTGACGGACTGGCCTTGGACGATGAGGATGTAGAGGAGCTGACAGCCAGTCAGAGGGAGGCGGCGGAGCGGGCTATGCGGCAGCGCGATCGTGAGGCTGGCCGGGGCCTGGGCCGCATGCGCCGTGGGCTCTTGTATG ACAGCGATGAAGAGGATGAGGATCGCCCCACCCGGAAACGCCGCCTTGTGGAGCGGGCCACAGAAGACGGTGAGGAGGACGAGATGATCGAGAGCATCGAGAACCTAGAGGACCTTAAGGGCCACTCTGTGCGCGAGTGGGTGAGCATGGCCGGCCCCCGACTGGAGATCCACCACCGCTTCAAGAATTTCCTGCGCACCCATGTGGACAGCCATGGCCACAATGTCTTCAAGGAGCGCATCAGTGACATGTGCAAAG AGAACCGTGAGAGCCTGGTGGTGAACTATGAGGACCTGGCAGCCAGGGAGCATGTCCTGGCATATTTCCTGCCAGAGGCGCCAGCGGAGCTGCTACAGATCTTCGATGAGGCTGCTCTGGAGGTCGTGCTGGCCATGTACCCCAAGTACGACCGCATCACCAGCCACATCCACGTGCGCATCTCCCACCTGCCCCTGGTGGAGGAACTGCGCTCGCTGAG GCAGCTGCACCTGAACCAGCTGATCCGTACCAGCGGGGTGGTGACCAGCTGCACAGGTGTCCTGCCCCAGCTCAGCATGGTCAAATACAACTGCAACAAGTGTAGCTTTGTGCTGGGGCCTTTCGCTCAGTCCCAGAACCAGGAGGTGAAGCCCGGCTCCTGTCCTGAGTGCCAGTCAGCTGGCCCCTTTGAGGTCAACATGGAAGAG ACCATCTATCAGAACTACCAGCGCATCCGCATTCAGGAGAGTCCTGGCAAAGTGGCGGCCGGCCGACTGCCCCGCTCCAAGGATGCTATCCTCCTCGCCGATCTGGTGGACAGCTGCAAGCCAGGAGACGAGATA GAGCTGACTGGCATCTACCACAACAACTACGACGGCTCTCTCAACACTGCCAATGGCTTCCCCGTCTTTGCCACGGTCATCTTAGCCAACCACATAGCCAAGAAGGACAACAAGGTTGCCGTGGGGGAACTGACCGACGAAGATGTGAAGATGATCATCAGCCTCTCCAAGGACCAGCAGATCGGGGAGAAG aTCTTTGCCAGTATTGCTCCCTCCATCTACGGGCACGAAGACATCAAGAGAGGCCTGGCGCTGGCTCTGTTTGGAGGGGAGCCCAAAAACCCAG GGGGCAAGCACAAGGTGCGAGGTGACATCAATGTGCTCTTGTGCGGAGATCCTGGCACAGCCAAGTCTCAGTTCCTCAAATATGTTGAGAAAGTGTCTAGCCGTGCCATCTTCACCACCGGCCAGGGGGCTTCAGCTGTTGGCCTCACAGCATATGTCCAGCGGCACCCCGTCAGCAGGGAGTGGACCTTAGAAGCTGGAGCCCTGGTTCTTGCTGACCGAGGAGTATGTCTCATCGATGAATTTGACAAG ATGAATGACCAGGACAGAACCAGCATTCATGAAGCCATGGAACAGCAGAGTATCTCCATCTCGAAGGCTGGCATCGTTACCTCACTACAGGCTCGCTGCACCGTCATTGCCGCTGCCAACCCCATAG GAGGCCGCTATGACCCCTCATTGACCTTCTCAGAAAACGTGGACCTCACGGAGCCTATCATTTCCCGCTTCGACATCCTGTGTGTGGTGAGGGACACAGTGGACCCAGTCCAG GATGAGATGCTGGCCCGTTTCGTGGTCGGCAGCCACGTCAGACACCACCCTAGTaacaaggaggaggagaggctgggcagcACCCCAGAACCCACCATGCCCAACACATTCGGCGTGGAGCCTCTGCCGCAGGATGTCCTGAAGAAGTACATCATCTATGCCAAGGAGAAGGTCCACCCGAAGCTCAATCAGATGGACCAGGATAAGGTGGCCAAGATGTACAGCGACCTGAGGAAAGAGTCCATG GCGACAGGCAGCATCCCCATCACAGTGCGACACATCGAGTCCATGATCCGCATGGCAGAGGCCCACGCGCGCATCCACCTGCGGGACTATGTGATCGAGGATGACGTCAACATGGCCATCCGTGTGATGCTAGAAAGCTTCATCGACACGCAGAAGTTCAGTGTCATGCGCAGCATGCGGAAG ACCTTTGCCCGCTACCTTTCATTCCGGCGTGATAACAATGAGCTGTTGCTCTTCATACTCAAGCAGTTAGTGGCAGAGCAGGTGACTTATCAACGCAACCGCTTTGGGGCCCAGCAGGACACTATTGAAGTGCCTGAGAAGGACTTGGTGGACAAG gCCCGTCAGATCAACATCCACAACCTCTCTGCCTTTTATGACAGTGAGCTCTTTCGGATGAACAAATTCAGCCATGACGTGAAGCAGAAGATAATTCTCCAACAGTTCTGA